Proteins found in one Butyricicoccus intestinisimiae genomic segment:
- a CDS encoding DUF6198 family protein — translation MVTQDKILIRGELALIFAVFIDAFGVVLMLYSGAGISAISSLPFAFSEVLPALTLGTWTYLFQGLLIFSLMVMRKRFVLPYLFSFVVGFIFGELLDFHELWIDILPTALHWRIIYFILSYLIICVGIALSNRCQMPIVPTDLFPRELEDITKIGYPKIKIGFDATCLLVTGVMTVCFLGHLDGLGIGTVAAALTMGKGVGIVGDWMDRHFQFATYRTLHQNG, via the coding sequence ATGGTGACACAAGATAAAATTTTAATTCGTGGAGAGCTGGCGCTGATTTTTGCCGTCTTTATTGATGCATTCGGCGTTGTGCTGATGCTGTATTCCGGCGCGGGCATTTCAGCAATTTCCAGCTTGCCGTTTGCTTTCTCCGAAGTGCTGCCGGCTTTGACGCTAGGTACTTGGACATATTTATTTCAGGGACTGCTGATTTTTAGTTTGATGGTAATGCGCAAGCGGTTTGTGCTGCCATATCTGTTTAGCTTTGTCGTCGGCTTTATTTTCGGCGAATTGCTGGATTTCCATGAGCTTTGGATTGACATTCTGCCGACGGCGCTGCACTGGAGAATCATCTATTTTATCCTCAGCTATTTGATTATCTGCGTTGGCATTGCGCTGTCCAATCGCTGTCAGATGCCGATTGTTCCGACCGACCTGTTTCCGCGAGAACTGGAGGACATTACGAAAATTGGTTATCCGAAGATTAAGATTGGCTTTGATGCAACCTGTTTGCTGGTCACGGGCGTGATGACGGTGTGTTTCTTGGGACATCTGGACGGTCTCGGCATCGGCACGGTTGCTGCAGCCCTGACAATGGGAAAAGGTGTTGGCATCGTTGGCGATTGGATGGATCGTCATTTTCAATTTGCAACGTATCGAACGCTGCATCAAAACGGTTGA
- a CDS encoding YccF domain-containing protein — protein MRTLGNILWFLFGGLIGGLAWTLAGCIWCITIIGIPFGLQCFKFASLAFFPFGKDVVYGGGSISFLANIVWLIFFGWEMALGYLALGAVWCITIVGIPVGMQCFKMAKLSLMPFGADVIS, from the coding sequence ATGCGTACATTGGGAAATATTTTGTGGTTTCTATTTGGCGGTCTGATCGGCGGTCTGGCATGGACGCTGGCGGGGTGCATTTGGTGCATCACGATTATCGGCATACCGTTTGGATTACAGTGTTTTAAATTTGCCTCGCTGGCATTTTTTCCGTTTGGCAAAGATGTCGTATATGGCGGAGGCAGCATTTCCTTTCTTGCCAACATCGTTTGGCTGATTTTCTTCGGATGGGAAATGGCGTTGGGTTATCTGGCATTGGGTGCGGTCTGGTGCATTACGATTGTTGGCATTCCGGTGGGAATGCAGTGCTTTAAGATGGCAAAGCTGTCCCTGATGCCGTTCGGCGCAGATGTGATATCATGA
- a CDS encoding LysR family transcriptional regulator encodes MNLDYLRYFVKLAEVRHYTRAAEQLCISQPSLSHAIRQLETELGVPLFEKNGRNTTLTRFGTDFLSCAQRTLTALDDGVTALQKSARGEGLIRLGFLRVLGIRYIPQLAAQFLAANPDKHIQFDFHSDRTQALLDGLSAQAFDLVFCSKPAPNMHMTAIPVTQQELVLIVPPNHPLSHQHSIDLSEALPYPMIYFAKGSGLREVVDDLFASFGAVPRIALETEEDQVIAGLVAQGFGIAVVPYMDLLLKLDLCILKISAPPYKREFFMIHNTDVFLSPAADAFRRFVLAHGQSDPSHAVNL; translated from the coding sequence ATGAACTTAGATTATCTCCGATATTTTGTAAAGCTCGCAGAGGTTCGGCACTACACCAGAGCCGCGGAACAGCTATGTATTTCTCAGCCCAGTCTGAGCCACGCCATCCGGCAATTGGAAACCGAACTCGGCGTCCCGCTGTTCGAAAAAAACGGCCGCAACACGACGTTAACTCGTTTTGGCACAGATTTTTTATCCTGTGCACAGCGAACACTCACCGCATTAGATGACGGGGTAACCGCACTGCAAAAAAGCGCACGCGGCGAAGGTCTGATCCGTTTGGGATTTCTGCGCGTCCTCGGCATTCGTTATATTCCGCAGCTTGCCGCACAGTTTTTGGCTGCAAATCCAGACAAGCACATTCAGTTTGATTTCCACAGCGATCGCACACAGGCGCTGCTCGACGGGCTTTCCGCGCAGGCGTTTGATTTGGTATTTTGCTCCAAACCTGCACCCAACATGCATATGACGGCAATTCCGGTCACACAGCAGGAACTCGTCCTGATTGTGCCGCCCAATCATCCACTTTCTCATCAGCACAGCATTGATCTCTCCGAAGCGCTGCCATATCCGATGATTTATTTCGCCAAAGGCTCCGGTCTGCGCGAAGTCGTGGATGATTTGTTCGCTTCTTTCGGCGCAGTCCCGCGTATCGCGCTGGAAACAGAAGAAGATCAGGTCATTGCCGGTCTTGTCGCACAGGGATTTGGCATTGCCGTGGTTCCGTACATGGATTTGCTGCTCAAGCTGGATCTCTGTATTTTAAAAATCAGCGCGCCGCCGTACAAACGCGAATTTTTCATGATTCATAACACCGATGTGTTTCTCTCTCCCGCAGCCGATGCCTTTCGACGCTTTGTGCTCGCGCACGGACAAAGCGATCCCAGTCATGCAGTCAATCTATAA
- a CDS encoding response regulator transcription factor, giving the protein MRTIYEAKLLLIDDNPDLIQLLCEQLNHAGYTWIQTASNCEDARTAFSKQRPDCMILDINLPDGDGFSLFRELRAQANIPTLFLSARDADADRLFGLGLGADDYLTKPFLMQELVLRIQHLLQRTYRAELRRSMSGSIQIGSRNILLSDALIQLPDGSTLSLTATERTILQKLIENRGHIVTYDALCEAVWGEGYYGYENSLNVHIRHLREKIGENVGKPQYLITMRGIGYKLTEAR; this is encoded by the coding sequence GTGAGAACAATTTACGAAGCAAAACTTCTTTTGATAGATGACAATCCGGATTTGATTCAATTGTTATGCGAGCAATTGAATCACGCAGGCTATACATGGATTCAAACAGCATCCAATTGCGAAGATGCCCGCACGGCATTTTCCAAGCAGCGTCCAGACTGTATGATATTGGACATCAATTTGCCGGACGGAGATGGATTTTCTCTTTTTCGGGAGCTGCGCGCGCAGGCAAATATTCCCACCTTATTTCTCTCAGCGCGAGATGCCGATGCCGACCGGCTGTTTGGTCTCGGTTTGGGTGCAGATGACTATTTAACGAAACCGTTTTTGATGCAAGAGCTTGTCCTGCGCATCCAGCATCTATTACAGCGCACCTATCGGGCAGAATTGCGCAGAAGTATGTCCGGTTCGATACAAATCGGCTCTCGAAACATCTTATTGTCCGATGCTTTGATACAGCTGCCGGACGGCAGCACGCTGTCCTTGACAGCAACCGAACGCACCATTCTGCAAAAGCTCATCGAAAATCGCGGTCATATCGTCACATACGATGCTTTATGTGAAGCGGTTTGGGGCGAGGGATATTATGGATACGAGAACAGCTTAAATGTACATATCCGCCACTTGCGCGAAAAAATCGGAGAAAACGTCGGCAAGCCCCAGTATCTTATTACGATGCGCGGTATCGGTTATAAATTGACGGAGGCTCGCTGA
- a CDS encoding sensor histidine kinase encodes MHTFARLIRRYVLAAISILLFLVVLFITSLFWFGYHAGFDWQSHMAYGTGEIADAMIQKNNSLQLDDVHTPEQWMEGYSWAMVLDDSGRIIWQYQLPEHLNHSYTTREVAGFSRWYLDGYPVFCHAKSYGLCVIALPPNSIWRYSVSCSLSLMTAVLHGMFPAVLTIVFAILFCCLLFSWQGARSLQNIERGLDTLSEGEPVSLPVSGFTSDLAKKLNQTSAQLQKRNEIISRRDTARTNWIAGVSHDIRTPLSLILGWAEQLEHDTALSAKTQQKAQRIRIQSEKIRSLIEDLNLTSKLQYGAQPLRCHSVILGPFLRRIVAEFYDSPLANGCTMDLQQAKDTENCSLCIDSALMTRAIENLFNNSIRHNAAPVHVTVQTQRSHGIVQIIITDTGTGYPPAVLHALVHGEGENTPHILGLHIVEQIMEAHGGEVRFTQNVPNGAKTILTLPLT; translated from the coding sequence ATGCATACATTTGCACGGTTGATTCGGCGATATGTTCTTGCCGCTATCAGCATTTTACTATTTCTCGTCGTCCTTTTTATCACATCATTATTTTGGTTTGGATACCACGCCGGTTTCGACTGGCAAAGCCATATGGCATATGGCACTGGCGAAATTGCCGACGCCATGATACAGAAAAACAATTCCTTACAGTTAGACGATGTGCACACGCCGGAGCAATGGATGGAAGGATATTCTTGGGCGATGGTATTGGATGACAGTGGCCGAATTATTTGGCAGTATCAATTGCCGGAGCATCTAAACCATTCTTATACCACACGCGAAGTTGCCGGATTCAGCCGATGGTATTTGGACGGTTATCCGGTATTTTGTCACGCAAAATCTTATGGTCTGTGTGTCATTGCGCTGCCGCCGAACAGTATCTGGCGATACAGTGTTTCCTGCTCTCTCAGTCTCATGACCGCTGTGCTGCATGGCATGTTTCCCGCCGTTCTCACGATTGTATTTGCTATTTTATTCTGCTGTCTGCTGTTTAGTTGGCAGGGCGCGCGTTCCTTACAAAATATTGAGCGCGGGCTGGACACGCTTTCGGAAGGCGAACCGGTTTCTCTGCCGGTATCCGGATTTACCAGCGATCTGGCGAAAAAACTCAACCAAACCAGTGCGCAGCTGCAAAAGCGCAATGAAATTATCTCTCGCAGGGATACCGCCCGTACCAATTGGATCGCCGGTGTCAGCCATGACATCCGCACACCACTTTCTCTCATTCTCGGTTGGGCAGAGCAACTGGAACATGATACCGCACTTTCTGCGAAAACACAGCAAAAAGCACAGAGAATTCGGATACAAAGCGAAAAAATCCGTTCTCTCATCGAGGATTTAAATCTGACCAGCAAATTACAGTATGGAGCTCAGCCGCTTCGCTGCCATTCTGTCATCCTCGGGCCATTTTTACGCCGCATTGTTGCAGAATTTTATGATTCGCCGCTTGCAAACGGCTGTACCATGGATTTACAGCAGGCAAAAGACACAGAAAATTGCTCTCTTTGCATAGACTCCGCTCTGATGACGCGAGCCATCGAAAATCTATTCAACAACAGCATTCGGCACAATGCCGCGCCGGTACATGTCACCGTGCAAACCCAGCGTTCCCACGGCATTGTGCAAATCATCATCACAGACACCGGCACCGGTTATCCTCCCGCCGTCCTGCACGCGCTCGTGCACGGCGAGGGAGAGAACACGCCGCACATTTTAGGGCTTCACATCGTTGAGCAAATCATGGAAGCACACGGCGGCGAGGTGCGATTCACGCAAAACGTACCCAACGGTGCCAAAACCATTCTAACGCTGCCGCTTACATAA
- a CDS encoding ABC transporter ATP-binding protein — MQNMIETKDLCKMYGNHTVVDHLNLCVPKGCVYGFIGPNGAGKSTSMKMLLGLVHSTSGSVRLMGQEMTEQNRIRLLRHTGSLIESPSGYLHLTAQENLQIIADLKDVKHTEIAHVLDVVHLTQDKDKKVGQYSLGMKQRLGIAMALLGNPEILILDEPTNGLDPAGMQEMRALIAGMPEKTGATVLISSHLLGEMEQMVNRVGIINHGKTLFDGSLQELRKHSQGDLNLRVLDVLKAMPILREKGLPTVQKDGVLTLPPMPDFRLAEIVQELADSGAGVVELIRHTKSLEDIFLSLTQSAQEVREK; from the coding sequence ATGCAAAACATGATAGAAACGAAAGATCTCTGCAAGATGTACGGCAATCATACTGTGGTAGATCATTTAAATCTTTGTGTGCCAAAAGGCTGTGTATACGGCTTTATTGGACCAAACGGCGCGGGTAAATCGACAAGCATGAAAATGCTGTTGGGGCTTGTTCATTCGACGAGCGGCAGTGTGCGGTTGATGGGACAAGAAATGACAGAACAAAATCGGATTCGACTATTACGTCATACCGGAAGTCTCATCGAATCTCCGTCTGGTTATCTGCATTTGACAGCGCAGGAAAATTTGCAAATTATTGCAGACTTAAAAGATGTCAAGCATACAGAAATTGCACATGTGTTGGACGTTGTTCATCTGACGCAGGATAAAGATAAGAAGGTCGGACAGTATTCGCTGGGCATGAAACAACGTCTGGGGATTGCCATGGCGCTGCTGGGAAATCCGGAAATTTTAATTTTGGATGAACCGACCAATGGATTAGATCCGGCGGGCATGCAGGAAATGCGTGCGTTGATTGCGGGAATGCCGGAGAAAACCGGTGCTACTGTATTGATTTCCAGCCATCTGCTCGGAGAAATGGAGCAAATGGTAAATCGGGTAGGCATTATCAATCATGGAAAGACATTGTTTGATGGCTCACTGCAGGAATTGCGAAAACATAGCCAAGGTGATTTGAATCTTCGCGTGCTGGATGTGCTGAAAGCGATGCCGATCTTGCGGGAAAAGGGACTGCCGACTGTGCAGAAAGACGGTGTGCTGACACTGCCGCCGATGCCGGATTTTCGTTTGGCGGAAATCGTGCAGGAATTGGCGGACAGCGGCGCGGGCGTGGTAGAACTCATTCGACACACAAAATCGCTGGAAGATATTTTCTTGAGCTTAACACAATCGGCGCAGGAGGTGCGGGAAAAATGA